A genomic window from Candidatus Kouleothrix ribensis includes:
- the mce gene encoding methylmalonyl-CoA epimerase: protein MFKTVDHIGFAVRDIDAAVEFYSTMFDVTEWERIPMPERHMAVAATRVGGMLLELIAPTSEEASFAKYLNDRGPGMHHVAYRVDDIVAALADVKARGVQLIDEVPRPGLHHTLVAFLHPKSCQGVLVELVQHT from the coding sequence ATGTTCAAGACAGTCGATCATATTGGGTTCGCCGTGCGCGATATCGATGCTGCGGTCGAGTTCTACTCGACTATGTTCGACGTGACGGAGTGGGAGCGCATTCCTATGCCCGAGCGCCACATGGCTGTGGCGGCCACGCGCGTCGGCGGCATGCTGCTCGAGTTGATTGCGCCGACATCGGAAGAGGCATCGTTCGCGAAATATCTGAACGATCGCGGGCCGGGCATGCATCACGTGGCCTATCGTGTCGACGATATTGTCGCTGCGCTGGCCGATGTCAAGGCCCGCGGCGTGCAGCTGATCGACGAGGTGCCGCGGCCAGGGTTGCACCATACATTGGTGGCGTTTCTGCATCCCAAGAGCTGCCAGGGTGTGCTGGTCGAGCTGGTGCAGCATACCTGA
- the rpsB gene encoding 30S ribosomal protein S2: MTQGTQRLVSMKSLLESGAHFGHQTKRWNPKMKAYIFAARNGIHILDLQKTIVGLTAAYNFVVETVAAGGKVLFVGTKKQAQEAITEEAARANQYAITQRWLGGTLTNFVTIRKRLRYLAELEDQRDRGDFARLTKAEGLKLGEEIEKLNRVFSGVKKMDRLPGALFIVDPHKEDLAVKEARKVGIPIVAMVDTNCDPDVIDYVIPTNDDAIRSIRLITGKMADAAIEGATRRESSQADQMRGGRYDQPRADLEAAAVDESEEEPVA; the protein is encoded by the coding sequence ATGACCCAGGGCACGCAACGGCTCGTCTCGATGAAGTCGCTCTTAGAGAGCGGCGCGCATTTCGGGCATCAGACCAAGCGCTGGAATCCGAAGATGAAAGCGTACATCTTCGCCGCGCGCAATGGCATCCACATCCTTGATCTACAGAAGACGATTGTCGGGCTGACGGCCGCATATAACTTTGTGGTCGAGACGGTCGCAGCCGGCGGGAAGGTGCTGTTCGTCGGCACCAAGAAGCAGGCGCAAGAGGCGATTACCGAAGAGGCCGCGCGCGCCAACCAGTATGCGATCACGCAGCGCTGGCTGGGCGGCACGCTCACGAACTTCGTCACGATTCGTAAGCGGCTGCGCTACCTGGCCGAACTCGAAGATCAGCGCGACCGCGGCGACTTCGCGCGCCTGACCAAGGCTGAAGGCCTGAAGCTGGGCGAAGAGATCGAAAAGCTCAACCGCGTTTTCTCGGGGGTCAAGAAGATGGATCGGCTGCCCGGTGCGCTGTTCATCGTCGATCCGCATAAAGAGGATCTGGCGGTAAAAGAGGCGCGCAAAGTCGGCATCCCGATCGTCGCAATGGTCGATACAAACTGCGACCCGGATGTCATCGATTATGTCATCCCGACTAACGACGACGCGATCCGCAGCATCCGGCTGATCACCGGCAAGATGGCCGATGCGGCGATCGAGGGCGCGACGCGCCGCGAAAGCTCGCAGGCCGACCAGATGCGCGGCGGGCGCTACGATCAGCCGCGGGCTGATCTGGAAGCAGCGGCGGTCGATGAATCGGAAGAGGAGCCAGTCGCGTAG
- a CDS encoding elongation factor Ts translates to MVKELRERTGAGIKEAKDILVQTGGDMKQAIEILREKGLKVSDKVQGRTANEGRIEVYIHPGSRMAAMVEVDCETDFVARTDDFIALTKDLALHVAAVNPRYLNVAEVPAEAIAESGEPAEKFYEQHVLLAQPFIKDGSRTIEEKIKDTVAKVRENVIVRRFVRFEIGG, encoded by the coding sequence ATGGTGAAAGAGCTGCGCGAGCGCACGGGCGCCGGCATCAAAGAGGCCAAGGATATTCTGGTGCAGACCGGCGGCGACATGAAGCAGGCGATCGAGATCCTGCGCGAGAAAGGCCTCAAGGTTAGCGATAAAGTCCAGGGCCGTACGGCCAACGAAGGCCGCATCGAGGTGTACATCCACCCCGGCTCACGCATGGCCGCGATGGTCGAAGTCGATTGCGAGACCGACTTTGTGGCCCGCACCGACGACTTCATCGCGCTAACGAAAGACCTGGCACTGCACGTGGCGGCAGTCAACCCGCGCTACCTGAATGTCGCAGAGGTGCCGGCTGAGGCGATTGCCGAGAGCGGCGAGCCGGCCGAGAAATTCTACGAGCAGCATGTGTTGCTGGCCCAACCATTCATCAAGGATGGCTCACGAACGATCGAAGAAAAGATCAAAGATACGGTCGCGAAGGTGCGCGAGAACGTGATCGTCCGGCGCTTCGTGCGCTTTGAGATTGGAGGGTAG
- a CDS encoding UMP kinase, with protein MTEPKYQRVLLKLSGEALVGDHGDSISPEVLEFYAAEIQSILSKGVQVAVVLGGGNIWRGNRASARRMDTAQSHYMGMLATIINALALQDALENRGIVTRAMTAIKMDEVAEPYIHRRAIRHLEKGRVIILAGGTGRPYFTTDSAAALRAAEIHAEVILMAKNGVDGVYSADPKRDPTATRFSQITYMDALQRELAVMDGTALTFCKDNKIPIIVFDPMKQGNIARIVNGEQVGTLVSDSAAA; from the coding sequence ATGACTGAGCCAAAGTATCAGCGCGTATTGCTCAAGCTCAGCGGCGAGGCGCTTGTCGGCGATCATGGCGACTCGATCTCTCCCGAGGTGCTCGAGTTCTACGCTGCCGAGATCCAGTCGATCCTATCCAAGGGCGTGCAGGTGGCGGTTGTGCTGGGCGGCGGCAATATCTGGCGCGGCAATCGCGCCTCGGCCCGGCGCATGGATACGGCTCAATCGCACTATATGGGTATGTTGGCCACGATCATCAACGCGCTGGCATTGCAGGATGCGCTCGAGAATCGTGGCATCGTCACACGCGCAATGACCGCGATCAAGATGGACGAGGTCGCTGAGCCATATATCCATCGCCGCGCCATCCGGCATCTCGAGAAGGGCCGCGTGATCATTCTGGCCGGCGGCACCGGCCGGCCTTACTTCACTACCGACTCGGCGGCGGCGCTGCGGGCGGCCGAGATCCACGCCGAGGTCATTCTCATGGCAAAGAATGGTGTCGACGGCGTGTACAGCGCCGATCCTAAGCGCGATCCAACCGCCACACGCTTCAGCCAGATCACCTACATGGATGCGCTACAGCGTGAGCTGGCAGTGATGGACGGCACAGCCCTGACCTTCTGCAAAGATAACAAGATCCCGATCATCGTCTTCGATCCCATGAAGCAGGGCAATATCGCACGCATTGTCAACGGTGAGCAAGTTGGCACACTGGTGTCCGACTCGGCTGCTGCCTGA
- the frr gene encoding ribosome recycling factor — translation MINDVLRDTEGKMKKSVEVLRQHLTTIRTGRASPALVEHLQIEAWGATMPLNQLAGITTPDAKMIVIQPYDKTTLKTIEKAIQNSDLGINPSNDGIMIRLALPPLTEDRRRQLTKQVKAKVEESRVAVRNLRRDALDHLKKLEHDKQISENDQRRAQEKLQELTDKYVREVEHVGAAKEAEVMEV, via the coding sequence ATGATCAACGATGTTCTGCGTGATACCGAAGGGAAGATGAAAAAGTCGGTCGAGGTGCTGCGCCAGCATCTGACCACCATTCGCACCGGCCGTGCCTCGCCGGCCCTGGTCGAACACCTGCAGATCGAGGCCTGGGGCGCGACCATGCCACTCAACCAACTGGCCGGCATCACCACGCCGGACGCAAAGATGATCGTCATCCAGCCCTATGATAAGACCACGCTCAAAACGATCGAGAAGGCCATCCAGAACTCCGACCTGGGCATCAACCCATCGAACGATGGCATCATGATCCGCCTGGCGCTGCCGCCACTCACCGAAGATCGCCGGCGCCAGCTGACGAAGCAGGTCAAGGCCAAGGTTGAAGAGAGCCGGGTGGCGGTGCGTAATCTGCGGCGCGACGCGCTCGATCACCTGAAGAAGCTCGAGCACGATAAGCAGATCTCCGAGAATGATCAGCGGCGCGCCCAAGAGAAGCTGCAAGAGCTGACCGACAAGTATGTTCGCGAAGTTGAGCACGTCGGCGCAGCCAAAGAAGCCGAGGTCATGGAAGTCTAA
- the uppS gene encoding di-trans,poly-cis-decaprenylcistransferase produces MTSDQPARSRVPRHIAVIMDGNGRWAKRRGLPRLAGHRAGVENIRRILRECADLGVHYLTIYAFSTENWSRPSAEVEGLMRIFGEFLDRETRSLHAEGVKIRHLGSMQGVSPSLQRKTQAALDMTRNNQRITLCVAFNYGGRADIVNAVRALLAEGVGADALSEQMISERLSTSGMPDPDLIIRTSGEWRLSNFLIWQAAYSEYWVTPTFWPDFSPELLRQALDEYGQRERRFGGLTNT; encoded by the coding sequence ATGACGTCGGATCAGCCAGCACGGTCGAGGGTTCCACGCCATATTGCTGTGATTATGGATGGCAACGGCCGTTGGGCAAAACGACGTGGTTTGCCGCGCCTGGCCGGGCACCGTGCCGGCGTCGAGAACATCCGGCGGATCTTGCGCGAGTGCGCCGATCTGGGCGTACACTACCTGACGATCTACGCATTCTCGACTGAGAACTGGTCGCGGCCCTCGGCCGAGGTCGAGGGGCTGATGCGTATATTCGGCGAATTCCTCGACCGCGAGACGCGCTCGCTGCACGCCGAGGGGGTTAAGATCCGCCATCTCGGCAGCATGCAGGGCGTCTCGCCCTCGCTCCAGCGCAAAACCCAGGCCGCGCTCGACATGACCCGCAATAATCAGCGTATCACCCTGTGTGTGGCCTTCAACTATGGCGGCCGCGCCGATATTGTCAACGCGGTGCGCGCCCTGCTGGCCGAGGGTGTCGGCGCCGATGCGCTCAGCGAGCAGATGATCTCCGAGCGCCTCTCGACCAGCGGAATGCCCGACCCCGATTTGATCATTCGCACCAGCGGCGAGTGGCGCCTCTCTAACTTTTTGATCTGGCAGGCGGCCTACAGCGAGTATTGGGTGACACCAACCTTTTGGCCTGATTTTAGCCCTGAGCTTCTGCGCCAGGCGTTGGATGAGTATGGACAGCGCGAACGCCGCTTCGGCGGCCTCACCAATACATAA
- a CDS encoding phosphatidate cytidylyltransferase, translating into MAQRVVSALILLPIVIGLVWWSVWSVAAIVGAAAVIGLLELYGAFRQGGYHPRIALGIASAVGLVAAVTLSATTGRDLVLPAVTLVIIASLVLELTHHNQPGSLPAWALTLAGALYVAWLLSHFILLRTLASPLQPNVFTLLGLRLESGAAWIYLILAITWVQDSAAYFVGKRFGRHKLAPVLSPKKTWEGAVGGTIGSIAAAIGFAPLFGLPISPMQAALLGAVGALVGPLGDLAESMIKRQVGLKDAGNLIPGHGGILDRADSLLFTGPVLYYLIHLLFV; encoded by the coding sequence CTGGCGCAGCGTGTGGTAAGCGCGCTGATCTTGCTGCCGATCGTGATTGGCCTGGTATGGTGGAGCGTCTGGTCGGTGGCGGCGATTGTCGGCGCGGCGGCGGTGATTGGCCTGCTCGAGTTGTACGGTGCATTTCGCCAGGGTGGCTATCATCCGCGCATCGCGCTCGGCATCGCCAGCGCGGTTGGGCTGGTGGCTGCGGTGACGCTTAGCGCAACCACCGGCCGCGATCTGGTGCTGCCGGCGGTTACGCTGGTGATTATTGCCAGCCTGGTGCTCGAGCTGACGCACCACAATCAGCCGGGTAGCTTGCCGGCCTGGGCGTTGACGCTGGCCGGCGCACTGTATGTCGCCTGGCTGCTCAGCCATTTCATCCTGCTGCGTACGCTGGCCAGCCCATTGCAGCCGAATGTCTTCACACTGCTCGGGCTACGGCTCGAGTCCGGTGCGGCCTGGATCTACCTGATCCTGGCGATCACTTGGGTTCAGGATAGTGCCGCGTACTTCGTCGGCAAGCGCTTCGGCCGGCACAAGCTGGCGCCAGTGCTCAGCCCCAAGAAGACCTGGGAGGGCGCGGTGGGTGGTACGATCGGCTCAATTGCTGCGGCGATCGGGTTCGCGCCGCTGTTCGGGCTGCCTATCTCGCCCATGCAGGCGGCGCTGCTCGGGGCAGTCGGCGCGCTGGTTGGCCCGCTCGGCGATTTAGCCGAGTCGATGATCAAGCGTCAGGTCGGCCTGAAAGATGCCGGCAACCTCATCCCCGGCCACGGTGGGATTCTGGATCGCGCCGACAGCCTGTTGTTCACCGGGCCGGTGCTGTACTACCTGATCCACCTTCTTTTTGTCTAA
- a CDS encoding site-2 protease family protein: MGRSLLPGRLRRNAALESLPIPSGLVTIVAFFVMLGLLVLVHELGHFLTAVWLGIKVDEFGLGYPPRALTLFERNGVKYTLNWLPIGGFVRFGGEGETLYGVGSLAQAAAWKKILVLVAGPLMNLVLAFIVFGALFAVRGVPREADGVRIDRVFANTPAAAAGLRPGDIVLEIGNQTVGTNIDLVKQVAQGSPGKTLPVLVQRGSQRVRLSVTPGAWTDEKGEQHPNGFGFSYGSNSEFAQASLPEAFGYGFKYTWQVLGRFISGIGQLIGSLFGQAAAPPGGVTGVVGIARGTGEVIQRDGWLGFWQWTALISLNLFLVNLLPIPALDGSHIMFSLIEMARRGKKIPPEKEAMVHAIGFMMLMGLMVIITVSDVANWIGGAPVLGGG; this comes from the coding sequence ATGGGGCGATCGTTGCTACCGGGCCGCCTGAGGAGAAACGCCGCATTGGAAAGTCTGCCGATTCCGTCTGGCCTGGTCACTATCGTCGCATTTTTCGTGATGCTAGGCCTGCTGGTGCTCGTACACGAGCTGGGGCATTTTCTAACGGCCGTGTGGCTTGGCATCAAGGTCGATGAGTTTGGCCTGGGCTACCCGCCGCGCGCGCTGACACTGTTTGAGCGCAATGGCGTGAAATATACCTTGAACTGGCTGCCGATCGGCGGCTTTGTGCGCTTCGGCGGTGAAGGCGAGACGCTCTATGGCGTTGGTAGCCTGGCGCAGGCGGCTGCCTGGAAGAAGATCCTGGTGCTGGTGGCCGGCCCGCTGATGAACCTGGTGCTGGCGTTCATTGTGTTTGGTGCGCTGTTCGCTGTACGCGGCGTACCCCGCGAGGCCGACGGCGTGCGGATCGATCGGGTGTTCGCGAATACGCCAGCGGCAGCGGCCGGCCTGCGGCCCGGTGATATTGTGCTCGAGATCGGCAACCAGACGGTCGGCACGAATATCGACCTGGTCAAGCAGGTGGCCCAAGGCAGCCCCGGCAAGACGCTGCCGGTACTCGTGCAGCGCGGCAGCCAGCGCGTGCGCCTGTCGGTGACGCCCGGCGCCTGGACCGACGAGAAGGGTGAGCAGCACCCCAACGGCTTTGGCTTCTCGTATGGATCGAACTCCGAGTTTGCCCAGGCCAGCCTGCCCGAGGCGTTTGGCTACGGCTTCAAGTATACCTGGCAGGTGCTGGGGCGTTTCATCTCGGGCATCGGCCAGCTGATCGGCAGCCTGTTCGGCCAGGCCGCCGCACCGCCGGGCGGAGTCACTGGTGTGGTCGGGATCGCGCGCGGCACCGGCGAGGTGATCCAGCGCGATGGCTGGCTGGGGTTCTGGCAGTGGACCGCGCTGATCAGTCTGAATCTGTTTCTGGTGAACCTGCTGCCCATCCCGGCGCTCGACGGCAGCCATATCATGTTTTCGCTGATTGAGATGGCCCGCCGCGGCAAGAAGATCCCGCCCGAGAAAGAAGCCATGGTGCATGCGATCGGCTTCATGATGCTGATGGGCTTGATGGTGATCATTACAGTATCGGATGTGGCCAACTGGATCGGCGGTGCGCCGGTGCTTGGTGGGGGCTAG
- a CDS encoding Dna2/Cas4 domain-containing protein, which produces MGVTIDLALLMLALLIGLWGLRLRRATGLPWAPVTYQDTGGHTPEKPLIARRLGLVGKPDYLLNVRGATVPVEVKPGRRAERPYESDLMQLAAYCVLVEEVEGVAPPHGLLRYAERTFRLDYTERLRDQLLDLLDEMRVALADANCDRSHDDLRRCAGCGFFEQCDQAIEPADE; this is translated from the coding sequence ATGGGTGTAACGATCGACCTGGCGTTGCTGATGCTGGCGCTGCTGATCGGGCTGTGGGGCTTGCGGCTACGCCGTGCTACTGGTTTGCCCTGGGCACCGGTGACCTACCAGGATACCGGCGGCCACACGCCCGAAAAGCCATTGATCGCCCGCAGGCTGGGCCTGGTCGGTAAGCCCGACTACCTGCTGAACGTGCGTGGGGCGACTGTACCAGTTGAAGTCAAGCCCGGCCGCCGTGCAGAGCGGCCATATGAATCCGACCTGATGCAGCTGGCGGCGTATTGCGTGCTGGTCGAAGAGGTCGAAGGTGTCGCGCCGCCACATGGGTTGCTGCGCTATGCCGAGCGTACCTTTCGGCTCGACTATACCGAGCGCCTGCGCGATCAGCTGCTCGATCTGCTCGACGAAATGCGCGTGGCACTTGCCGATGCCAACTGTGATCGTAGCCACGACGACCTGCGGCGTTGTGCCGGATGTGGCTTTTTTGAGCAGTGCGACCAGGCGATCGAGCCTGCCGACGAGTAG
- a CDS encoding GerMN domain-containing protein, which translates to MAEPTGHCPYLGLKQNRAIRFASPTSEHRCYISGEPLEIRFDQSSYCLAQGHVQCPLYMGLSVPTTAEPAPALAGAPAAGTGISGWFAALSQRDRLVYSLMLAMLAAIVGIYLFVGLQAWLSGDNQPVAGVATAPAPTSLPATAPAAATGTPTSPPPTPTDLPTNTPQPAPTNEPTEAPILLLPTRAPTTQPTIAPTSMPTNAPTAAPATSVPPTSAPATRAPATRVPATRAPATSVPATRVPATSVPATRVPATSVPATRVPATSVPPTQAPAPTATSPAAVVVKPLTLYFNDPTGTLLVPVRRNVPVENNRVAEAAINELIAGPRNGLGRLVNAETRLLGISIDNGRATVNFDRNPGGFDSIIFTLTEFPTISSVQVQINGANQGQARGRPVLNPLNPQNLPVDYAKTEFLPLYFPAAGSRHDIRVIRMVPKTKQTAEATVRALLEGPGAYAGALRRVIPEGTQLRGIKIEKGVVLVDFTRPFADAPELDAAMRTVVESLTTLKTVSGVQFLVEGQAFADGKIFARPAINQE; encoded by the coding sequence ATGGCTGAACCGACCGGACATTGCCCATACCTGGGCCTAAAACAGAACCGCGCAATTCGATTTGCATCACCGACTTCCGAGCATCGCTGCTATATCAGCGGCGAGCCGCTCGAGATTCGGTTCGATCAGTCGAGCTATTGCCTTGCGCAAGGCCATGTGCAGTGCCCATTATACATGGGTTTATCAGTCCCTACAACGGCCGAGCCGGCACCGGCGCTTGCGGGTGCTCCTGCGGCCGGCACGGGTATTAGCGGATGGTTCGCGGCGCTCTCGCAGCGCGATCGGCTGGTGTATAGCCTGATGCTGGCCATGCTGGCCGCGATCGTCGGTATCTACCTGTTCGTCGGGCTGCAGGCCTGGCTAAGCGGCGACAATCAGCCGGTCGCCGGTGTCGCTACCGCGCCAGCACCCACCAGCCTGCCGGCTACAGCGCCCGCCGCAGCCACCGGCACACCTACCAGCCCGCCGCCAACACCTACCGATCTGCCGACAAATACGCCGCAGCCCGCACCCACCAACGAGCCAACCGAGGCGCCGATCTTGTTGCTGCCGACCCGCGCGCCTACCACCCAGCCGACGATCGCACCAACCAGCATGCCGACGAATGCCCCCACCGCTGCACCGGCGACGAGCGTGCCGCCAACCAGCGCGCCGGCCACTCGCGCGCCGGCCACCCGCGTGCCGGCCACCCGCGCGCCGGCGACGAGCGTACCGGCCACTCGCGTGCCGGCGACGAGCGTACCGGCCACCCGCGTGCCGGCGACGAGCGTGCCAGCCACTCGCGTGCCGGCGACGAGCGTGCCGCCCACCCAGGCCCCGGCGCCAACCGCCACATCGCCGGCGGCGGTGGTCGTGAAACCGCTGACGCTGTACTTCAACGACCCGACCGGCACGCTGCTAGTGCCGGTGCGTCGCAATGTGCCGGTCGAGAACAACCGCGTGGCCGAGGCGGCCATCAACGAGCTGATCGCCGGCCCGCGCAATGGCCTGGGCCGGCTGGTGAACGCCGAGACGCGCCTGCTGGGCATAAGCATCGACAACGGCCGTGCGACGGTCAACTTCGACCGCAACCCCGGCGGGTTCGACTCGATCATCTTCACGCTGACCGAGTTCCCAACTATCTCGAGTGTACAGGTGCAGATCAATGGCGCCAACCAGGGCCAGGCGCGCGGCCGGCCGGTGCTCAACCCGCTCAACCCGCAGAATCTACCGGTCGACTATGCTAAAACCGAGTTCCTGCCGCTCTACTTCCCAGCGGCCGGTAGCCGCCACGATATTCGTGTCATTCGGATGGTGCCGAAGACCAAGCAGACTGCCGAGGCGACGGTGCGCGCGCTACTCGAGGGGCCAGGCGCATACGCCGGGGCATTGCGCCGCGTGATCCCCGAGGGCACCCAGCTGCGCGGCATCAAAATCGAGAAGGGTGTGGTGCTAGTCGATTTCACGCGCCCATTTGCCGACGCGCCCGAGCTCGACGCCGCCATGCGCACAGTGGTCGAGTCGCTGACTACACTCAAGACGGTCAGCGGGGTGCAGTTCCTGGTCGAGGGGCAGGCCTTCGCCGACGGCAAGATCTTCGCGCGCCCGGCGATCAATCAGGAGTAA